The following proteins are encoded in a genomic region of Mustela erminea isolate mMusErm1 chromosome 3, mMusErm1.Pri, whole genome shotgun sequence:
- the LOC116587160 gene encoding olfactory receptor 56-like, with product MVWVGNQTLISHFILLGLFTHSPLHLFFFSVIMVMFLVALSGNGLMILLITIDSHLHSPMYFFLSWLSLMDLMLISTIVPRMATDFLLGRGSISFTGCGLQILFFLTLLGDECFLLAFMAYDRYVAISNPLRYSVIMSHRVCWLMVAGSWLFGLVDGLIQAIFTLRFPYCGSQEIDHFFCEVPAILKLACADTSLYETMIYVCCVLMLLLPFTVISASYLRILVAVLHMRSAEGRQKAFATCSSHMAVVSLFYGAAMITYMRPQAYHSSKQDKVVSAFYTMITPMLNPLIYSLRNKEVYGALKKLLGRCPCRGTGLG from the coding sequence ATGGTCTGGGTGGGAAACCAGACTCTCATCTCCCACTTCATCCTCCTGGGTCTTTTCACCCACTCTCCACTacacctcttcttcttttctgtcatCATGGTCATGTTCCTGGTGGCCCTCTCTGGCAATGGACTCATGATCCTCCTCATCACCATCGACTCCCATCTGCACagccccatgtacttcttcctcagctGGCTGTCACTCATGGACCTCATGCTCATTTCCACCATCGTGCCACGGATGGCCACTGACTTCCTCCTGGGCCGTGGCTCCATCTCCTTCACAGGCTGTGGACTCCAGAtcctcttcttcctcaccctcctgGGAGATGAATGCTTCCTGCTGGCCttcatggcctatgaccgctatgtggccatcagCAACCCACTGAGGTACTCAGTGATCATGAGCCACCGTGTTTGCTGGCTCATGGTGGCAGGGTCCTGGCTCTTTGGCCTGGTGGATGGACTGATCCAAGCCATTTTCACCCTTCGCTTCCCCTACTGTGGCTCTCAGGAGATTGACCACTTCTTCTGTGAGGTCCCTGCCATACTGAAGTTGGCCTGTGCTGACACCTCCCTCTATGAGACCATGATATATGTCTGTTGCGTCCTAATGCTGCTCCTGCCCTTCACTGTCATCTCTGCTTCCTACTTGCGGATCCTGGTAGCTGTGCTCCATATGCGTTCTGCTGAAGGTCGTCAGAAAGCCTTTGCTACCTGCTCTTCTCACATGGCAGTGGTTTCTCTCTTCTATGGGGCTGCCATGATCACCTACATGCGGCCTCAGGCCTACCACTCCTCCAAGCAGGACAAGGTGGTCTCAGCCTTCTATACAATGATCACCCCTATGCTTAATCCACTCATCTATAGCCTGAGGAACAAGGAAGTGTATGGGGCTCTCAAGAAACTCCTGGGGAGGTGTCCTTGTAGGGGGACAGGGCTAGGTTGA